The genomic window CCAGATGAAGCTTTTTTTTTAGCAAGTCAACCTCGAGCTGTTTCTTTCCTAATGAGGCGAGCATTTCATCCTGCTTTGCCCGTAGCCTTTCATTCTCTTCACGGAGGGCTTTCTGTTCGTCTGTCTCAAGTTTTCCTTCCAGAAACTGCTCCATCCATTCAGACAGTGTGCTTGGTGCAATGCTGTACTTTGCAGCGACCTCCGCCTCTTTAGCTCTCTTTTTAAGAGCCTCTTTTGCGACTTCGAGTTTGAACTTGTCTGAAAAATCCTTTCTTTTTCTTCCCATGAATTTGTCCTACCTTGACCTTAGCACAAATTCGTTGTTTTTTCTCCTCCGTGTCTAAATCTGAGGCTTATTATACACCTACGATTCCTTGGTTTTGGAATAATAGTGGTTATTTCCCAGATTT from Treponema succinifaciens DSM 2489 includes these protein-coding regions:
- a CDS encoding transposase, whose protein sequence is MGRKRKDFSDKFKLEVAKEALKKRAKEAEVAAKYSIAPSTLSEWMEQFLEGKLETDEQKALREENERLRAKQDEMLASLGKKQLEVDLLKKKLHLD